Proteins encoded together in one Ipomoea triloba cultivar NCNSP0323 chromosome 4, ASM357664v1 window:
- the LOC116015430 gene encoding RNA polymerase I-specific transcription initiation factor RRN3-like has protein sequence MAFGGNQGLDSFFPFDPCLLKKSDRFIRPNFIYWSMVRNTYDEVEDDECTSDEDDVEVCIPGNGMDIVDGAPRSSQGDVGDLDEFDYNLNKMSITPKSTLLKRFGGEQAGLQMPSRIRPCPESL, from the exons ATGGCATTTGGTGGGAATCAGGGGCTTGATTCGTTCTTCCCATTCGACCCTTGTTTGCTAAAGAAATCTGACAG GTTTATCAGGCCAAACTTCATATACTGGTCCATGGTTAGAAATACTTATGATGAGGTTGAGGATGACGAATGCACTAGTGATGAAGATGACGTCGAAGTTTGCATTCCCGGGAATGGCATGGACATAGTTGATGGAGCTCCCCGGAGTTCTCAGGGCGACGTAGGGGATCTTGACGAATTTGATTACAACCTGAACAAGATGTCTATAACTCCAAAAAGTACATTACTTAAACGCTTTGGAGGTGAACAAGCTGGTTTGCAGATGCCATCGAGAATCCGACCTTGTCCTGAATCTTTGTGA